The Podospora pseudopauciseta strain CBS 411.78 chromosome 2 map unlocalized CBS411.78m_2, whole genome shotgun sequence genome has a window encoding:
- a CDS encoding uncharacterized protein (EggNog:ENOG503P789): protein MSPSSPVGGKPPSHEPVPSVDIDEKAAIRTPKDLEDGQPQPRRKTMTFCRRAMLVLGFTWLVLTGVAMAGPHPRWKMPCHQAEGQQEVADASRDSSFSALLNAASPKSLHDLLHRYFPEKFQDGVWPSERDAVAAVHQANAALATSIVQLAKRDANSTSIETSTSVPEPEPTTSTSSSSVPPVETTTTTTTTTPSTSVITPSSKPSPTPTPEPTPTTQPGTSLTSPTGNTLPPDDPSSSVPRTTVGASSTSMASSSSSSLSSSSSSQVLSSAVDGETTLTTSTILPDEETSTSTPPPNTSNTRRTSSSIVTTFTQTSNGNVITVTSTTFVYDIPVETTPAGAEEPTVTPSLQNGAPGMQKQQKGSLLAGVIAAMGMFLI, encoded by the exons ATGAGTCCTTCAAGCCCAGTCGGTGGTAAGCCGCCTTCTCACGAGCCAGTTCCCTCTGTCGACATCGACGAGAAGGCTGCCATCCGGACACCAAAAGATCTCGAGGACggccaaccacaacctcgaCGCAAAACCATGACTTTCTGTCGAAGAGCCATGTTGGTCTTGGGCTTCACATGGCTGGTGCTGACCGGTGTGGCCATGGCCGGCCCTCACCCGCGGTGGAAGATGCCGTGCCATCAGGCCGAAGGCCAGCAAGAGGTCGCCGATGCCTCAAGGGATTCATCATTCTCAGCTCTACTGAACGCGGCATCGCCCAAGTCTCTTCACGACCTTCTCCACCGGTACTTCCCCGAGAAGTTCCAGGACGGTGTCTGGCCATCGGAGCGCGATGCCGTTGCGGCCGTTCACCAAGCCAATGCGGCTCTGGCAACGTCCATTGTCCAACTGGCCAAGCGGGACGCGAACTCGACCTCGATCGAAACCTCCACTAGCGTGCCTGAACCCGAGCCCACAACTTCAACGTCCTCTAGTTCTGTGCCCCCAGTtgagaccaccaccaccaccaccaccaccacccccagcacCTCGGTCATCACTCCCAGCAGCAAGCCGTCTCCCACGCCCACTCCCGAGCCTACTCCTACTACACAACCTGGTACGTCCCTCACGAGTCCCACAGGGAATACTCTTCCCCCGGATgacccttcttcttctgtgCCGCGGACGACTGTTGGTGCGTCTTCCACCTCTATGGCTTCgtcgtcctcttcgtcgttgtcgtcgtcctcttcatcgcAGGTGTTGTCTTCTGCGGTTGATGGAG AAACGACTTTGACGACCTCTACCATCCTGCCTGATGAGGAGACGTCTACTTCTacgcctcctcccaacaCGAGCAACACGAGACGTACCTCTAGCTCTATCGTCACCACTTTCACTCAGACCTCCAATGGCAATGTCATCACTGTCACATCGACGACTTTTGTCTATGACATCCCGGTAGAGACGACGCCAGCGGGTGCTGAGGAGCCGACTGTTACCCCTAGCCTTCAGAACGGGGCTCCCGGGATGCAGAAACAGCAAAAGGGGTCGTTGTTGGCGGGTGTTATTGCTGCGATGGGCATGTTTCTGATTTAG
- the SEC59 gene encoding dolichol kinase (COG:I; BUSCO:EOG09260LVD; EggNog:ENOG503NUCX) yields the protein MPEQLQPPPNQTAAENADDDLDTLRVLSRSPHPYHRQSFELLEPSDCLIPSHEPFPSLGKDSTPPSDSGTEADDEHFLKGLPAPKVRLHKGLRGKNEPLSGTSTPWLSPAVLEEEGRKTALGINHGEKRVAAERVRRRKEVTRRIAEVLLLGFQGGIVVLNTDAQPYVRIYGKKVLAVIAMLLGLAALYPLRLALWAYRRGTPSKALPIRVPATFDPAPLLYPFITPVLISFLVAQNVKGVVLPNLVLGIAALPRALFPGSRYWESLSSSHWLFSCAPLFLDRLMATTPGSQQGEMSAEVLVLLYPLHQTLCLILHHLTTTSLLVAELQLLSVALLNLLLLATSPQAVILQAVLWGGGVGLMVLSGQVIQWGISLARVPKWRFKRSEIPSKGGFGFGQLKRILSSPNARRQRLSTGEFTNTFSDSAHSTDRGLTTKPTTLRADSFSENEVAPPPTPDAPSSAVKLSFAKPSASQSVPRRHTLPSTGKPGPRSKSSTPSGRRKRSASSSVRAFFSLTHKQATLRKWMYSSYVLTSIILIIFIGIRTYVQYYALDGNEPIGWALGYLFGGLSQFRFQVVQHDLEKWICLPFRLEPSDVQCSSGWIQHLRQFSFGEANTRLVLSGYWLTIIAFGLAIVFSLSPVCEVDTRRKVFHFMMVAMFLPTIYIDPTYIALALSLMLAIFLLVDLIRASQLPPLSGPIAKFLTPYVDGRDLRGPVVISHIFLLIGCAIPLWLSLAGLGREGEGYVRGWEVRERELAMVSGVVCVGLGDAAASLIGRRWGHRKWLWGGGKSIEGSVAFAGAVFLGLGVGGGWLRLGGWETVTTGGGGGGGGGGGGHESLMGVLDVGRLYREWGRERAPRMGVCSVLASLTEAVLTGGNDNVVVPVVLWVCVRGLGI from the exons ATGCCTGAGCAGTTGcaacccccaccaaaccaaaccgCCGCTGAAAATGCGGACGACGATCTCGACACCTTGAGGGTCCTCTCTCGGTCCCCTCATCCTTACCACCGTCAGAGCTTCGAGCTCTTAGAACCGTCAGATTGCCTGATTCCGAGCCACGAGCCGTTTCCCTCCCTTGGCAAGgactcaacaccaccgagcGACAGCGGGACCGAAGCCGACGATGAACATTTCCTCAAGGGTCTGCCCGCACCAAAAGTAAGGCTACATAAGGGCCTTCGTGGAAAGAATGAACCGCTTTCCGGAACATCCACGCCCTGGCTCTCGCCGGCAgttctggaggaggagggcaggaAGACGGCGTTGGGTATAAACCATGGCGAAAAGAGGGTCGCCGCAGAAAGAGTGCGCCGGCGCAAGGAAGTAACACGAAGAATAGCTGAAGTGTTGTTGCTTGGCTTCCAAGGGGGCATCGTGGTTTTGAACACAGACGCTCAACCTTATGTCAGGATATACGGCAAGA AAGTTCTTGCTGTAATAGCGATGCTGCTTGGATTAGCTGCTTTGTATCCGCTGAGACTGGCCCTATGGGCTTACCGTCGTGGCACGCCGTCCAAGGCTTTGCCGATTCGTGTTCCAGCAACGTTCGATCCAGCACCACTTCTCTATCCATTCATTACGCCAGTTCTAATATCCTTTTTGGTGGCACAAAATGTGAAAGGTGTCGTATTACCAAATTTGGTTCTCGGCATAGCAGCATTGCCCAGGGCTCTGTTCCCGGGTTCGCGGTATTGGGAGAGCCTCAGCTCGAGTCACTGGCTGTTCTCGTGCGCGCCGCTGTTTCTGGACAGACTCATGGCAACAACCCCAGGATCCCAGCAGGGCGAGATGTCAGCTGAAGTGTTGGTCCTGCTGTATCCATTACACCAGACTTTGTGTCTTATCTTGCACCATCTTACCACGACCAGTCTCTTGGTAGCCGAGCTCCAACTGCTATCGGTGGCACTCCTAAACCTACTACTACTAGCAACCTCTCCCCAGGCAGTTATTTTGCAGGCTGTTTTATGGGGAGGCGGCGTTGGTCTCATGGTTCTTAGCGGTCAGGTCATTCAATGGGGGATCTCTCTGGCCCGTGTGCCAAAGTGGCGGTTCAAGAGGAGCGAGATACCGTCGAAAGGGGGCTTTGGATTCGGGCAGCTAAAACGGATTCTGTCATCACCAAACGCCCGCCGGCAGCGATTGTCTACGGGGGAATTCACGAACACGTTCTCCGACTCGGCTCACTCTACAGATCGAGGGCTTACTACCaagcccaccaccctccgGGCAGACAGCTTCAGCGAAAACGAAGTCGcgccccccccaacccctgaCGCTCCATCCAGTGCTGTCAAGCTCAGCTTTGCCAAGCCATCTGCTAGCCAAAGCGTACCTCGGAGGCACACTCTCCCTTCCACGGGAAAGCCCGGCCCACGCTCAAAAAGCAGCACACCGTCCGGCCGCCGCAAACGTTCTGCGTCCTCAAGCGTGCGcgccttcttttctctcaCCCATAAGCAAGCCACCCTACGCAAGTGGATGTACTCGAGCTACGTCCTCACGagcatcatcctcatcatcttcatcggcATCCGGACCTACGTCCAGTACTACGCCCTAGACGGCAACGAACCGATAGGCTGGGCGTTGGGTTATCTCTTTGGCGGGCTCTCACAGTTCCGCTTCCAGGTGGTGCAGCACGACCTAGAAAAATGGATCTGCCTCCCTTTTCGTCTCGAGCCTTCTGACGTCCAATGCTCCTCGGGCTGGATCCAACACCTCCGCCAGTTTTCGTTTGGAGAAGCCAACACGAGACTTGTCCTCTCCGGCTACTGGCTGACGATCATTGCGTTCGGTCTCGCCATAGTCTTTAGTCTATCACCAGTCTGCGAGGTGGACACGAGAAGAAAGGTATTTCACTTTATGATGGTGGCCATGTTCTTGCCTACGATTTACATCGACCCTACGTACATCGCTTTGGCATTGTCACTCATGCTAGCGATATTTCTACTTGTGGACTTGATCAGAGCGAGTCAGCTGCCGCCTTTGTCGGGACCGATTGCGAAGTTCCTCACTCCGTATGTGGATGGGAGGGATTTGagggggccggtggtgattAGCCATATTTTTTTGCTGATTGGCTGTGCTATTCCGTTGTGGCTGTCGCTTGCTGGtcttgggagggagggggaggggtatgttagggggtgggaggtgagggagagggaactGGCGATGGTGAGCGGCGTTGTGtgtgttgggttgggagaTGCGGCTGCTAGTTTgattgggaggaggtgggggcATAGGAAGTGgctttggggagggggaaagagTATTGAGGGGAGTGTGGCGTTTGCGGGGGCggtgtttttggggttgggggttggaggggggtggttgaggttggggggatgggagacTGTGACGactggaggtggtggtggtggtggtggtggtggtggagggcatGAGAGtttgatgggggtgttggatgTTGGGAGGTTGTATAGAgagtgggggagggagagggcgccgaggatgggggtttgttCGGTGCTGGCGAGCTTGACGGAGGCGGTGTTGACGGGGGGGAATGATAATGTTGTTGTGCCGGTTGTGCTTTGGGTGTgtgtgagggggttggggatatGA
- the EHD3 gene encoding 3-hydroxyisobutyryl-CoA hydrolase (COG:I; EggNog:ENOG503NV3G; BUSCO:EOG0926213Q) translates to MFPQAILARAAAPCRAAARPSSSIFRAAAAMPLRAKLLPQQQPQSRMMSSSSFAHFTPCPNDDPEDVLFQSLYGLRTIELNRPSKLNALNGSMIRKIAPRLLEWSKSDMANVIVIKGAGRKGFCAGGDVQQLVEWNRDPTIDGPAKSAAYFAQEYKLNHLIATYNKPYIAFMDGFTMGGGVGLSIHAPFRIATENTVFSMPETTIGFFPDVGASFFLPRMAGEVGTWLALTSGQLKGVNAFYAGVATHYLHSSSLNALESRLAELRFKDYDQMSRRLEVVNDTIEEFVTGLPWEEPMAVAGEVRRAIDRCFGFDTVDEIMQALKEEEKNEVTGEWATKTLNTLHLRSPTSVHVTLKQMRIGKTWSITEAFKREHSIATKFMSYPDFNEGVTAKLVEKPRRVPMWQPASLERFAEKKDWKELVGSFFLVDDKGPKFKLLSEETYDKYPFKNFGVPTEEEVEQKVAEGKVKSRAEVLEHFVRERRQKQGVEVVVSEILLRKTKEGKKGLTWVYGEEAPGHQE, encoded by the exons ATGTTTCCCCAGGCGATTCTTGCCAGAGCAGCGGCTCCATGTCGCGCTGCCGCCAGACCAagctcctccatcttcagagccgccgccgccatgcCCCTCAGAGCTAAGCTGCTgcctcagcagcaaccacaatCACGAATG atgtcctcctcctccttcgcccACTTCACCCCCTGCCCCAACGACGACCCCGAAGACGTCCTCTTCCAATCCCTCTATGGCCTCCGCACTATCGAGCTCAACCGCCCCAGCAAGCTCAACGCCCTCAACGGGTCCATGATCCGGAAAATCgccccccgcctcctcgaGTGGTCCAAATCCGACATGGCCaacgtcatcgtcatcaaagGTGCCGGCCGAAAGGGCTTTTGCGCGGGTGGTGACGTCCAGCAACTCGTCGAATGGAACCGAGACCCTACCATTGATGGCCCTGCGAAGTCGGCTGCCTACTTTGCCCAAGAGTACAAGCTCAACCATCTGATCGCCACGTACAACAAGCCATACATCGCCTTCATGGACGGGTTCACCAtgggcggtggggttggaTTGAGCATTCATGCCCCTTTTAGGATCGCCACCGAGAACACGGTGTTTTCTATGCCGGAGACCACGATTGGGTTTTTTCCCGACGTGGGCGCGAGTTTTTTCCTGccgaggatggcgggggaggtggggacTTGGTTGGCGCTGACGAGCGGGCAGTTGAAGGGGGTGAATGCTTTTTATGCGGGGGTTGCGACGCATTATCTGCACAGCTCGAGCTTGAACGCGCTGGAGAGCAGGCTGGCCGAGTTGAGGTTTAAGGACTATGACCAGATGAGCAGAAGGTTGGAGGTTGTGAATGATACTATTGAGGAGTTTGTCACGGGACTGCCGTGGGAGGAGCCGATGGCGGttgcgggggaggtgaggagggcgattGATAGGTGTTTTGGGTTTGACACGGTGGATGAGATTATGCAGGctttgaaggaggaggagaaaaatGAGGTTACGGGGGAGTGGGCGACGAAGACGCTGAACACGTTGCATTTGAGGAGCCCGACGTCGGTGCATGTTACGTTGAAGCAGATGAGGATTGGGAAGACGTGGAGTATTACTGAGGCGTTCAAGAGGGAGCATTCGATTGCGACCAAGTTTATGTCTTATCCTGATTTTAACGAGGGGGTTACGGCTAAGTTGGTGGAGAAGCCGAGGAGGGTTCCGATGTGGCAGCCGGCGAGCCTGGAGAGGTttgctgagaagaaggattgGAAGGAGCTGGTGGGTTCGTTCTTTTTGGTGGATGATAAGGGGCCGAAGTTTAAGCTGTTGAGCGAGGAGACGTACGACAAGTATCCTTTCAAGAACTTTGGCGTGCctaccgaggaggaggtggagcaGAAGGTGGCCGAGGGCAAGGTCAAGAGCAGAGCGGAGGTGTTGGAGCATTTTGttagggagaggaggcagaagcagggtgttgaggtggttgtgagCGAAATTCTGCTGAGGAAGACaaaggagggcaagaagggTTTGACTTGGGTgtatggggaggaggcaCCTGGGCACCAAGAGTAG
- the COX6 gene encoding Cytochrome c oxidase subunit 6 (EggNog:ENOG503P3UI; COG:C; BUSCO:EOG0926522L), with product MSASLLRIAARGPSSAFFRTVVARPQPIAVRAAVAVPKTFSTSMRMRSEHAEETFEEFSARYEKEFDSVQDVFELQRNLNNAFAYDLVPSPAVLAAALRAARRVNDFPTAVRVFEGIKAKVENKGQYEQYLAELKPLREELGIELKEDLYPEEAN from the exons ATGTcggcctccctcctccgcatcgCCGCCCGCGGCCCCTCCAGCGCCTTCTTCCGCACCGTTGTTGCCCGGCCCCAGCCTATCGCTGTGCGCGCTGCCGTCGCCGTCCCCAAGACCTTCAGCACATCGATGCGCATGCGCTCCGAGCACGCCGAGGAGACCTTTGAGGAGTTTTCTGCTCG CTACGAGAAGGAGTTTGACAGCGTTCAGGATGTCTTTGAGCTCCAG CGCAACCTGAACAACGCTTTCGCCTACGATCTCGTCCCCTCCCCTGCCGTCCTCGCCGCTGCCCTCAGGGCCGCGAGAAGAGTCAACGACTTCCCCACTGCCGTCCGCGTTTTCGAGG gcatcaaggccaaggtCGAGAACAAGGGCCAGTACGAGCAGTACCTTGCTGAGCTCAAGCCCCTTCGTGAGGAGCTCGGTATCGAGCTCAAGGAGGACCTCTACCCCGAGGAGGCCAACTAA
- the dak1 gene encoding dihydroxyacetone kinase Dak1 (EggNog:ENOG503NUS7; COG:G) — MPPSSLHPKVYIRLLYDIVVFLCRLPFWLLHHSLAALQRRHREIGREYTAKREVPRFLPRLVALSASEDETSYHNLASDSEDEPLALIPPSPTHSTAHSPSIPPPPYHSLSSPPQHGPVSPPSPLVADEKPTPPPITPEPTTPTMSSKHFDPNPTHLLLTSLHSQTLTNPSLALDSQNKILYLRPSSKSSSQRVHLVSGGGAGHEPSFSGFVGTGLLSAAVSGTIFASPSAEQIRTCLFSRLPPSSETLVTVMNYTGDVLNFGLAVEKAKAAGKRVEMVIVGDDAAVGRTKGGKVGRRGVAGTVLVVKIAGALAKRGYKLDEVAKVARLVAGNLVSVGASLGRVHVPGRAVNKEEEGEKLGEDEVEIGMGIHNEAGVGREKMELKQLVGKMLRMMLDRNDKERNFVNVNSNEVVLLVNNLGGVSVLELGGIVAEVVKQLGEDWNIKPVRVLSGTYMTSLNGLGFSVSLLNVVNTDIGGPGMIELLDDECEATGWPAQISKLTWEERNQATREEDASNGEEVGESGLKVDAKAAQEVLTRGLETVVAAEPDVTRYDTIVGDGDCGIGLKRGAEAILRHLSSKPLTGDVVIDLANIIPVVEMEMDGTSGALYAIFLNALVAALRTTSQSEKEASAKVWAAVLRQSCEALSKYTPARPGDRTLVDALYPFVNTLEETGDVEKAAEAAVAGAEGTKGMKASLGRTVYIGGSGFEEVPDPGAWGLASFFQGLAGIKKLEEDSNGWEKL; from the exons ATGCCACCTTCCTCCTTGCATCCCAAGGTTTACATCCGATTACTTTACGATATAGTCGTTTTCTTATGCAGGCTTCCGTTCTGGCTGTTACATCACAGTTTGGCTGCTTTACAACGTCGACATCGAGAGATTGGAAGGGAGTATACCGCGAAAAGGGAGGTTCCTCGCTTTCTTCCTCGTCTTGTGGCGTTGTCGGCATCTGAAGACGAAACTTCTTACCACAACTTGGCAAGCGACTCCGAGGACGAGCCCCTCGCTTTGATACCGCCTTCCCCGACACATTCAACTGCTCACTCACCCTcgataccaccaccaccataccACAGCTTAtcttcaccacctcaacaCGGCCCAGTGtcaccaccttcaccactGGTTGCTGACGAaaagccaacaccaccacccattaCACCTGAACCAACAACTCCCACCATGTCCTCCAAACACTTcgaccccaaccccacccacctcctcctcacctccctccactcccaaaccctcaccaacccctccctagCCCTCGACTCCCAAAACAAAATCCTTTAcctccgcccctcctccaaatcctcctcccaacgCGTCCATCTCGTCTCGGGCGGCGGCGCAGGCCATGAACCCTCCTTCTCCGGCTTCGTCGGCACCGGCCTCTTATCCGCCGCCGTATCAGGCACAATCTttgcctccccctccgcagAGCAAATCCGCACTTGCCTCTTCTCCCGCCTGCCCCCCAGTTCCGAAACCTTGGTCACTGTCATGAATTACACGGGCGATGTCCTCAATTTTGGGCTCGCTgtcgagaaggccaaggctgctggGAAGAGAGTTGAGATGGTGATTGTGGGAGATGATGCCGCTGTGGGGAGGACAAAGGGTGGGAAGGTTGGGAGACGAGGAGTGGCGGGAACGGTCTTGGTGGTCAAGATTGCGGGTGCGTTGGCGAAGAGGGGATATAAACTTGACGAGGTTGCAAAggtggcgaggttggtggcGGGGAATTTGGTTAGTGTTGGGGCTAGTCTTGGGCGGGTCCATGTACCGGGACGGGCGGTGaataaggaggaggagggggagaagttgggggaggatgaggttgagattgGGATGGGGATCCATAATGAGGccggggtggggagggagaaaatGGAACTGAAGCAATTGGTGGGAAAGATGCTGAGGATGATGCTGGATAGGAATGACAAGGAGAGGAATTTTGTGAATGTCAATTCGAATGAGGTGGTTCTGTTGGTAAATAACTTGGGTGGGGTGAGTGTACTGGAATTGGGAGGGATTGTGGCTGAGGTGGTGAAGCAGTTGGGCGAGGACTGGAATATCAAGCCAgtgagggtgttgagtgGGACGTATATGACGAGCTTGAATGGGTTGGGGTTTAGTGTTAGTTTGTTGAATGTGGTGAATACGGATATCGGGGGACCGGGGATGATTGAgttgttggatgatgagTGTGAGGCTACGGGGTGGCCGGCGCAGATATCGAAGTTGacttgggaggagaggaatCAGGCtacgagggaggaggatgcatcgaatggggaggaggtaggCGAGAGTGGGTTGAAGGTCGATGCGAAAGCTGCTCAGGAGGTGCTCACTCGGGGGTTGGAGACGGTGGTTGCGGCGGAACCTGATGTGACGCGGTATGATACtattgttggtgatggagactgCGGTATTGGTCTCAAGAGGGGTGCTGAAG ccatcTTGCGCCACCTCTCGAGCAAGCCCTTAACTGGCGACGTTGTGATAGACcttgccaacatcatcccAGTGGTCGAGATGGAAATGGACGGCACATCTGGAGCCTTGTACGCCATCTTTCTCAACGCTCTTGTTGCTGCTTTGAGAACAACATCACAAAGCGAAAAGGAAGCATCAGCCAAGGTTTGGGCTGCCGTACTTCGCCAAAGCTGTGAAGCCCTCTCAAAATACACACCAGCTCGGCCTGGAGATCGCACACTTGTGGATGCTCTATATCCGTTTGTCAACACTCTTGAGGAAACAggagatgttgagaaggcggcagaggcagcagttgctggtgctgaggGCACCAAGGGGATGAAGGCCAGTCTTGGAAGGACTGTCTACATTGGCGGTTCTGGGTTTGAGGAAGTTCCTGACCCAGGTGCTTGGGGCTTGGCGAGCTTCTTCCAGGGCTTGGCGGGAATCAaaaagctggaggaggattcGAACGGGTGGGAGAAGCTTTGA
- the ELO2 gene encoding Fatty acyl-CoA elongase/Polyunsaturated fatty acid specific elongation enzyme (COG:I; EggNog:ENOG503NU6C), giving the protein MASILDQLPVPTLDRPFGIHLWPIFNKAFEKVVGYPADDFRFQPGQTPMSTLKETSIFIVIYYAIIFGGREYMRSREPFKLRTLFLIHNFYLTAISGILLALFIEQMLPTVVRKGLFFAICDADGGWTQPMVVLYYLNYLTKYLELLDTCFLFLKKKPLTFLHCYHHGATALLCYTQLIGSTAVSWVVICLNLLVHVVMYWYYFQSARGVKIWWKEWITRLQIIQFVIDLGFVYFASYTYFTSAYWPWMPSAGKCAGEEFAAFSGIGILSSYLFLFISFYFATYKKDGKRPTGRKAVRRMSQAPLPDPSTIIHGKDVKATGVKTNGTSTRSRKA; this is encoded by the exons ATGGCTTCGATTCTCGACCAGCTGCCGGTCCCAACGTTGGACCGGCCATTCGGCATCCACCTCTggcccatcttcaacaaggcCTTCGAGAAGGTTGTTGGCTACCCTGCCGATGACTTCCGCTTCCAGCCCGGTCAGACTCCCATGTCTACCCTGAAGGAAACGAGcatcttcatcgtcatctaCTATGCCATCATCTTTGGTGGCCGAGAGTACATGCGCAGCCGCGAGCCCTTCAAGCTCCGGACGCTCTTCCTGATCCACAACTTTTACCTGACCGCCATTtccggcatcctcctcgctctcttcATCGAGCAGATGCTTCCCACTGTTGTTCGCAAGGGTCTCTTCTTTGCCATCTGCGATGCTGATGGCGGCTGGACTCAGCCCATGGTTGTCCTCTACTAC TTGAACTACCTCACCAAGTACCTCGAGCTGTTGGATACCTGTTTCCTGttcctcaagaagaagcctcTCACCTTCCTTCACTGCTACCACCACGGCGCCACCGCTCTCCTCTGCTACACCCAACTCATCGGTTCCACTGCCGTCTCATGGGTTGTCATCtgcctcaacctcctcgtccacgTCGTCATGTACTGGTACTACTTCCAGAGCGCGCGTGGCGTCAAGATCTGGTGGAAGGAGTGGATCACCCGTCTCCAGATTATCCAGTTCGTCATTGATCTTG GCTTCGTCTACTTCGCGTCGTACACTTACTTCACTTCGGCTTACTGGCCCTGGATGCCCTCCGCCGGCAAGTGCGCGGGTGAGGAGTTTGCTGCCTTCTCCGGTATCGGTATCCTCAGCTCTtacctcttcctcttcatctccttCTACTTCGCCACCTACAAGAAGGATGGGAAGCGCCCCACTGGCCGCAAGGCTGTCCGCAGAATGTCCCAGGCTCCTCTTCCCGACCCGAGCACCATCATTCACGGCAAGGACGTCAAGGCCACTGGTGTCAAGACCAATGGCACTTCTACTCGCTCCCGCAAGGCCTAA
- a CDS encoding uncharacterized protein (EggNog:ENOG503NVDB; COG:D; COG:Z): protein MMDGDRTSPRRSSRKRSIIYADPANASRPSKKPKTQPHQQAAQDEEPANTLYLRIYCLGSNNNAELGLGPNHRVGDVRVPTLNPFLSCPSPSEKSLKKGSFPTIKNRVIQLAVGGMHCAALTSTNEILTWGVNDNGALGRDTSSARLEEYLKNLTLHDDNSSTTSSEPDINPLESTPHPVPFPNINPPKWTQITACDSATFLLSTTGQIYGWGCTRSSQGVSLFTPQTAIQRTPLPIPLPEPITKISARGNHILALTKTGQVYTWGLGSEQGQLGRRLPQRGNSLLSCAVTPRKIKLKNIIDIAAGPDHSFAVGENGEVWAWGLDNYAQTGALASNRGEDGGGLFISTPTRVTNLEGILNGRRIKYLTGGNSHSLCLLDDGSVYSWGRLDSFATGVDIDTLTAQKGQKWEEEFVVRDGRGRARIVTCPVRILPLGEGENDKIRWVEAGAEHGVAVTVDGRVVTWGFNASCQTGHRGEEEEIKTPRVVGVRKGCLEGVRFGWTGAGGHFTVLGEVVGL from the coding sequence ATGATGGACGGTGACCGTACATCACCCCGACGATCTAGCCGCAAACGATCCATCATCTATGCCGACCCAGCAAACGCCTCGCGCCCTTCCAAAAAGCCCAAAAcacaacctcatcaacaagcagCCCAAGACGAGGAGCCCGCCAACACTCTATACCTTCGAATCTACTGCCTAGGAAGCAACAACAATGCAgagctcggcctcggcccCAACCACCGCGTCGGAGACGTCAGAGTCCCAACACTCAACCCTTTCCTCTCctgcccatcaccatccgAGAAATCCCTTAAAAAGGGATCATTTCCCACAATCAAAAACAGAGTAATCCAACTCGCCGTCGGCGGTATGCACTGCGCCGCCCTCACCTCCACAAATGAAATCCTCACCTGGGGCGTCAACGACAACGGTGCCCTGGGAAGAGACACCAGCTCCGCCCGGCTGGAAGAATACCTCAaaaacctcaccctccacgacgacaactcctccaccacctcttctgAACCAgacatcaaccccctcgaatccaccccccaccccgtccccttcccaaacatcaaccccccaaaatgGACCCAAATCACCGCTTGCGACAGcgccaccttcctcctctccaccaccggccaAATCTACGGCTGGGGCTGCACCCGCTCCTCCCAAGGcgtctccctcttcaccccccaAACCGCCATCCAACGCAcgcccctccccatccccctgcCTGAACCCATAACCAAAATATCCGCAAGAGGTAACCACATCCTAGCCCTGACCAAAACCGGCCAAGTCTACACATGGGGCCTAGGCAGCGAGCAAGGCCAACTCGGCCGCCGTCTTCCCCAACGCGGAAATTCTCTTCTCTCCTGCGCAGTCACACCGAGGAAAATAAAACTAAAAAACATCATCGACATCGCCGCCGGACCAGACCACAGTTTTGCCGTTGGTGAAAACGGAGAGGTGTGGGCTTGGGGATTAGACAACTACGCCCAAACAGGAGCCCTCGCCTCCAACCGGGGAGAAGACGGGGGGGGGTTATTCATTTCGACACCAACCCGGGTTACCAACCTAGAGGGGATACTAAACGGCCGAAGAATAAAATATCTAACCGGGGGAAATAGTCATAGCCTTTGTTTGTTGGATGACGGGAGTGTCTACTCCTGGGGAAGGCTTGACTCTTTCGCCACGGGGGTAGATATCGACACGTTGACAGCACAGAAGGGACAAaaatgggaggaggagtttgtggttagggatgggaggggtaGGGCGAGGATTGTGACCTGTCCGGTGAGGATCTTGccgctgggggagggggaaaacgACAAGATTAGATGGGTCGAGGCGGGGGCGGAACATGGGGTCGCTGTTACggtggatgggagggtggttaCCTGGGGGTTTAATGCTAGTTGTCAGACGGGACAtagaggagaagaggaggagatcaagacgccgagggtggtgggtgtgagAAAAGgttgtttggagggggtCAGGTTTGGGTGGACGGGGGCTGGAGGGCATTTTactgttttgggggaggtggttgggttgtga